The DNA sequence AAATCACCACCTTGCGCGCCGATGTCGAGACCGATGGCCGTCGCGCCAAGGTGTCGTTCGGGCGCGACTGGAAGCTCGACGCCGAGCGGCGCGACTTCACCATCAACGCGCTTTATGCGGAGGCCGATGGCAGCGTTGTCGACCTTGTCGGCGGCATCGCCGACATCGAGGCGCGCCGGCTGCGCTTCATCGGCGATCCGGAGGCACGCATCCGTGAGGATTATCTGCGCATCCTGCGCTTCTTCCGCTTCTTCGCCTGGTATGGCGAAGGCCGGCCCGACGCCGAGGGGCTGAAGGCCTGCGCCCGGTTGAAGGAAGGCCTCGCCCAACTCTCGGCGGAGCGCATCTGGTCCGAACTGAAAAAGCTTTTGTCCGCACCCGATCCCTCGCGGGCGCTGCTATGGATGCGGCAGGCCGGTGTCTTGACCGCCGCGCTGTCAGAAAGCGAGAAATGGGGCATCGATGCGATCCACGGATTGACCAGAGCCGAGAAGGATCTGGGCTGGGCAGTGGATCCGATGCTGCGGCTGGAGGCGATGGTGCCGCCGGATGCGGCGCGCATGAAGACGCTTGCGGAGCGGCTGAAATTCTCGACCGCCGAGGCGGATCGCCTGCGCCATTGGTCCATGGCAACCGCCGTCGAACCGAAGACGACCGAGGGCGAATTGGCGAAACGGCTCTATCGCGGCGACCGCCAAGGATTTGTCGACCGCCTGCGGCTTTCGCTCGCCGCGGCGCGGGTGCGGGCCGTCGAAGACAATGAAGCGCTGCTCGAAGCCGGCGGCTTTTCGCGCCTGCTTTCCTTTGCGCTCAAATGGAAAAGGCCCGAATTTCCGCTACGAGGCGCCGATCTGACCGCGCTCGGCGCAACCCCGGGGCCGAAGCTCGGCGAGATCCTCAAGAACCTGGAAGCGGAATGGATCGATGCGAGTTTCACGCCCGATCGCGACGCACTGATCAAGCGCGCCGCGGAGGCACTTGAAGGCTGACGAGGATCAGGCCGCGTCGCGGACCTTCTCAATTCGGGAGCGGATAGCCTCGATCATCGTCTCGCGGATGGTCGTTTCGCCATGTGTCTCACGCATATGCTCGACGGCACGGCGCATCACTTCGGCCTCCTCGCCGGCACGAGTATGCCACTCACAGCCGGGAACCAGCGACCCGCAGTGAAATTCCTTCATCGGATTTCTCCTTTTCCTCCGTGGAGCCTGCGAGGCTCCGGTACTTTTTTGGCTCATGATCCGACTTTTCCGATCATGGGCGGGGGTGAGAACCATAACACAGATGGTGTGATATTGGTTGCGGTCAACGGTGAAAGGGCGGAGCAGCGCTGCTCCGCCCTCTTACGCTAGCCCGGCGGGCAGGCCGTCACTTCACGATCTTGACTG is a window from the Mesorhizobium australicum WSM2073 genome containing:
- a CDS encoding CCA tRNA nucleotidyltransferase; translation: MSVSIAGRADWLFDKHLQRLLGALTEGGEEARIAGGAVRNVLMGQPVTDIDIATSCLPRETIRRAEAEGFKAVPTGIEHGTITVVADGKPYEITTLRADVETDGRRAKVSFGRDWKLDAERRDFTINALYAEADGSVVDLVGGIADIEARRLRFIGDPEARIREDYLRILRFFRFFAWYGEGRPDAEGLKACARLKEGLAQLSAERIWSELKKLLSAPDPSRALLWMRQAGVLTAALSESEKWGIDAIHGLTRAEKDLGWAVDPMLRLEAMVPPDAARMKTLAERLKFSTAEADRLRHWSMATAVEPKTTEGELAKRLYRGDRQGFVDRLRLSLAAARVRAVEDNEALLEAGGFSRLLSFALKWKRPEFPLRGADLTALGATPGPKLGEILKNLEAEWIDASFTPDRDALIKRAAEALEG
- a CDS encoding DUF1059 domain-containing protein; translation: MKEFHCGSLVPGCEWHTRAGEEAEVMRRAVEHMRETHGETTIRETMIEAIRSRIEKVRDAA